The Propionispora hippei DSM 15287 genome includes a window with the following:
- the minE gene encoding cell division topological specificity factor MinE — translation MFEMIQRLFGKDSAGSKDIAKERLRLVLVHDRANVSPQFMEILKDDMIRVISNYMEINERDMEVNLTNTNSSVALVANIPVNRMKRGAWSQD, via the coding sequence GTGTTTGAAATGATTCAACGGTTATTTGGCAAGGATAGCGCAGGGTCAAAGGATATTGCAAAAGAACGGCTACGGTTGGTTTTAGTGCATGACCGGGCCAATGTTTCTCCTCAATTCATGGAAATATTAAAAGATGATATGATCCGGGTCATTTCTAATTATATGGAGATTAATGAAAGGGATATGGAGGTCAATCTAACTAACACCAACTCATCGGTGGCATTAGTGGCTAATATTCCTGTCAACAGGATGAAACGCGGTGCATGGTCTCAGGACTAA
- the minD gene encoding septum site-determining protein MinD, whose translation MGEVIVITSGKGGVGKTTTTANLGTGFALLGKKVVLIDADIGLRNLDVVMGLENRIVYDLVDVTEGNCRLKQALIRDKRYETLYLLPAAQTRDKNAVSPEQMRQLSQELAEQFDYVIIDCPAGIEQGFKNAIAGADRAIIVTTPEVSAVRDADRIIGLLESEGKHNPKLIVNRIRPSMVKKGDMMNIDDIIEILAIDLLGIIPEDEYIVISTNRGEPAVANPISLAGTAYSNIVRRLMGENIPLMTLETNDGFMKKLKKIFGF comes from the coding sequence ATGGGAGAAGTGATCGTAATTACATCTGGTAAAGGTGGCGTCGGCAAAACGACTACCACTGCCAATTTAGGGACAGGTTTTGCGTTGCTAGGTAAAAAAGTCGTTTTAATTGATGCCGACATCGGACTTAGAAATTTAGATGTTGTCATGGGACTTGAAAATCGGATTGTATATGATTTAGTAGATGTTACAGAAGGAAATTGCCGCTTAAAACAAGCTTTAATCCGGGACAAGCGTTATGAAACGCTTTATCTGCTTCCGGCAGCTCAGACAAGAGACAAAAATGCGGTCAGTCCCGAACAAATGCGTCAATTATCCCAGGAATTAGCGGAGCAATTTGATTATGTTATCATCGATTGTCCGGCCGGTATTGAACAGGGCTTTAAGAATGCCATTGCCGGTGCCGATCGGGCGATAATTGTTACAACGCCGGAAGTATCGGCTGTTCGGGATGCGGACAGGATTATCGGATTGTTGGAATCAGAGGGAAAGCATAATCCAAAACTGATTGTCAATCGTATACGGCCCAGCATGGTAAAGAAGGGCGATATGATGAATATTGATGATATTATAGAAATCCTGGCCATTGATTTGCTGGGAATTATCCCGGAAGACGAGTACATTGTTATTTCAACCAATCGCGGCGAGCCGGCTGTAGCAAATCCAATTTCCTTGGCCGGAACGGCGTATAGTAATATTGTACGCCGGCTTATGGGGGAAAATATCCCCTTAATGACATTGGAAACCAATGATGGCTTTATGAAGAAATTGAAGAAAATTTTTGGCTTTTGA